One stretch of Ananas comosus cultivar F153 linkage group 6, ASM154086v1, whole genome shotgun sequence DNA includes these proteins:
- the LOC109712075 gene encoding oligopeptide transporter 5-like gives MDQSPPLCEVHDDSPIEEVRLTVPTTDNKDLPVLTLRTWVLGISSCALIAFLNEFFNYRQNQIGLDPNLPQLGLLALGRLMAATLPAKSLRIPWTGWKVSLNPGPFNIKEHALVMILASSGSWIPYASEVVPQMKAFYHREINPWAALLLIQTSQVMGYGFAGVFMKFLVDSPYMWWPSTLVDVSTYRAFHEVEVRQKGGLTKIQFFTIVAVSSFAYYVVPNYFFPSITALSFACWIWKSSITAQQIGSGFSGLGVGSIGLDWSTISAIGNPMASPAFATFNTLAGFVLAVYVVTPLVYWRNAYNARRFPIFSAGTFDETGGKYNISRVLDSKRFELDKSAYEEYSPLYMSAFLVVSYGFCFAAITATLVHVALYNGRSIWRQYKQASSSSSRSDDIHTRLMKNNYKSIPQSWFIVLLLMMLGLSILTVEGFGKQFQLPFVGILLACAMVFILLLPFGVLEATTSMGIDLALISEMTSGYLYPGKPLATFAFKSYATSCMGLALNFLKSFKFGHYMKIPPRSMFIVQIVGTVIASSVDFATAWWLLSTVDGICDLDKLPVGSPWTCPGQTAINSSINIWAVIGPARIFGSLSAYSSLYYYFLYGASATVLVWIISRVFPKKEWIRQVNVPLIFAASTQMPFAKPVHYWSWFIVAFFFNYVVYRRWRAWWSRYNYLLSSALTCGVALMALLGSIFQFNGINGIGWWGQAVSDHCPLAICPTAPGIEAKGCPLLH, from the exons ATGGACCAATCACCCCCATTGT GTGAAGTGCATGATGATTCTCCGATAGAGGAGGTGAGGCTCACGGTTCCGACGACCGACAACAAGGATTTGCCGGTGCTTACGCTCAGAACATGGGTCCTGGGCATCAGTTCATGTGCCCTTATAGCCTTTCTCAATGAATTCTTCAATTATCGCCAGAATCAGATCGGGTTAGACCCAAACTTGCCACAACTAGGCCTCCTTGCGCTCGGAAGATTGATGGCCGCGACCCTCCCCGCAAAATCCTTGAGAATCCCGTGGACCGGATGGAAGGTTTCGCTAAATCCCGGGCCCTTCAATATCAAAGAGCACGCGCTCGTCATGATTCTAGCTTCGTCGGGTTCTTGGATCCCTTATGCCAGTGAGGTGGTACCTCAAATGAAAGCGTTCTACCACAGGGAGATTAATCCCTGGGCTGCTCTCCTGTTGATACAAACATCTCAG GTGATGGGTTATGGGTTTGCTGGTGTGTTTATGAAGTTTCTCGTGGACTCTCCGTACATGTGGTGGCCTTCGACTTTAGTTGATGTTTCTACCTACAG GGCGTTTCATGAGGTAGAAGTGAGACAAAAGGGAGGCCTAACTAAAATTCAGTTCTTCACGATTGTCGCCGTCTCGAGCTTTGCTTACTATGTTGTTCCCAACTACTTCTTCCCCTCGATCACGGCCCTATCATTCGCCTGCTGGATTTGGAAGAGCTCAATCACGGCGCAACAGATTGGGTCAGGCTTTTCTGGTCTTGGGGTTGGCTCGATCGGGCTTGACTGGTCGACCATCTCTGCGATCGGCAATCCCATGGCCAGTCCAGCATTCGCAACATTTAACACGCTCGCTGGGTTCGTTCTCGCGGTTTACGTAGTAACTCCCCTCGTTTACTGGAGGAATGCATACAATGCAAGAAGATTTCCTATTTTCAGCGCGGGGACATTCGACGAGACCGGTGGGAAATACAACATTTCAAGGGTGCTGGACAGCAAAAGATTTGAGCTGGATAAGAGTGCATATGAAGAATACTCACCATTGTACATGAGTGCATTCCTGGTGGTTTCCTATGGTTTTTGTTTTGCGGCGATAACAGCTACTCTAGTCCATGTGGCTCTTTACAACGGGAG GTCGATATGGCGACAGTACAAACAAGCAAGTTCGAGTTCAAGTAGATCGGATGACATTCACACTCGATTGATGAAGAACAACTACAAGTCCATCCCGCAATCGTGGTTTATCGTCCTACTGTTAATGATGCTTGGTTTATCAATACTAACAGTTGAAGGATTCGGGAAACAATTCCAACTTCCTTTTGTGGGGATCCTGTTGGCATGCGCCATGGTTTTTATTCTCCTCCTACCTTTCGGGGTTCTCGAGGCTACAACAAGCATG GGTATAGATCTAGCTCTTATTTCAGAAATGACTAGTGGGTACTTGTATCCTGGAAAGCCCCTGGCAACATTTGCATTCAAATCCTATGCTACGAGTTGCATGGGACTTGCACTAAATTTCCTAAAATCTTTCAAGTTTGGCCACTACATGAAGATCCCTCCGAGGTCAATGTTCATCGTCCAG ATTGTCGGCACGGTGATCGCAAGCTCGGTAGACTTTGCGACAGCATGGTGGCTCCTTTCAACAGTCGATGGCATTTGCGACCTCGATAAGCTTCCAGTGGGGAGCCCCTGGACGTGCCCGGGCCAAACAGCAATCAACAGCAGCATCAACATTTGGGCTGTGATTGGACCGGCACGCATCTTCGGATCCCTAAGCGCTTACTCAAGCCTCTACTACTACTTCCTCTATGGTGCCTCCGCGACGGTCTTGGTTTGGATCATCTCGCGCGTATTTCCTAAAAAAGAATGGATCAGGCAAGTCAATGTTCCGCTGATTTTTGCAGCGTCCACGCAGATGCCGTTCGCGAAGCCTGTGCACTACTGGTCATGGTTTATCGTCGCGTTTTTCTTCAACTATGTGGTGTATAGGAGGTGGAGAGCGTGGTGGAGTAGATACAACTACCTGTTGTCGAGCGCGCTCACCTGCGGCGTTGCATTAATGGCCTTGCTGGGGAGTATTTTCCAGTTCAATGGCATCAACGGGATCGGCTGGTGGGGGCAAGCTGTGAGTGATCATTGCCCCTTAGCTATTTGCCCCACAGCTCCAGGAATTGAAGCTAAAGGTTGCCCCCTTCTGCATTAA
- the LOC109712153 gene encoding protein TIC 20-v, chloroplastic-like — LGIIQPRSPTSSSAACYLYPFLDGVQYGGFVLAQFPFLQTLILPLVPAIRLFRSSPVTPFLLFLTLYFAVVRNPSRFSGYVRFNTMQAIVLDVLLIFPDLLERSFAPSNGVGYEILQSADSTVFFFFFFLLVSLVYGSTACLLGQISWLPLVADAADRQVL, encoded by the coding sequence TTAGGTATTATACAACCGCGGTCACCCACTTCCTCCTCGGCCGCGTGCTACCTCTACCCTTTCCTCGACGGGGTCCAGTACGGGGGCTTCGTCCTCGCGCAGTTCCCCTTCCTCCAAACCCTAATCCTGCCCCTCGTCCCCGCGATCCGGCTCTTCCGCTCCTCCCCGGTCAcccccttcctcctcttcctcaccCTCTACTTCGCGGTGGTGCGCAACCCCTCCCGCTTCAGCGGCTACGTGCGGTTCAACACGATGCAGGCCATCGTCCTCGACGTCCTCCTCATCTTTCCCGACCTCCTCGAGCGGTCCTTCGCCCCCAGCAACGGGGTCGGCTACGAGATCCTGCAGAGCGCCGACAGCaccgtcttcttcttcttcttcttcttgctcgTCTCCCTCGTCTACGGCTCCACCGCCTGCCTCCTCGGCCAAATCTCCTGGTTGCCCCtcgtcgccgacgccgccgatCGCCAGGTCCTGTGA